Proteins from one Pseudomonas grandcourensis genomic window:
- the rnpA gene encoding ribonuclease P protein component produces the protein MSQDFSREKRLLTPRHFKAVFDSPTGKVPGKNLLLLARNNDLDHPRLGLVIGKKSVKLSVERNRLKRLMRESFRLNQDSLVGWDIVIVARKGLGDVENPELIQHFGKLWKRLARSSPVPAVKTEPVGVDSPDA, from the coding sequence GTGAGTCAGGACTTCAGTCGGGAAAAGCGTCTGCTTACCCCCCGGCATTTCAAGGCAGTCTTTGACTCCCCTACCGGCAAGGTACCGGGGAAAAATCTCCTGCTCCTTGCGCGCAACAACGATCTTGATCACCCCCGTCTCGGGTTGGTTATCGGGAAAAAGAGCGTAAAGCTCTCCGTCGAGCGCAATCGCCTCAAACGTCTGATGCGCGAATCGTTTCGCCTGAACCAGGATTCTCTGGTCGGCTGGGACATTGTTATCGTCGCGCGCAAAGGTTTGGGTGACGTAGAAAACCCCGAATTGATTCAGCATTTCGGCAAACTCTGGAAACGACTGGCTCGCAGTTCGCCGGTACCAGCAGTCAAAACCGAACCTGTAGGGGTAGACAGTCCGGATGCGTAA
- the yidC gene encoding membrane protein insertase YidC, with translation MDIKRTILIVALAIVSYVMVLKWNQDYGQAALPTQNVATNTTASGLPDTASGSNASASDDIPRAASDTSAPAETPVAVSKDLIQIKTDVLDLAVDPQGGDVAQLTLPLYPRRQDHPEIPFQLFDNGGERTYLAQSGLIGTNGPDANPAGRPVYSSEKKVYQLADGQDQLVVDLKFSKDGVNYIKRFTLKRGLYDVTVSYLIDNQSAQPWTGAMFAQLKRDASADPSSTTATGTATYLGAALWTSSEPYKKVSMKDMDKAPLKETVTGGWVAWLQHYFVTAWIPAKGENNVVQTRKDSKGNYIIGYTGPSMSVAPGAKAETSAVLYAGPKSQAVLKELSPGLELTVDYGILWFIAQPIFWLLQHIHAIVGNWGWSIIFLTMLIKGIFFPLSAASYKSMARMRAVAPKLAALKEQHGDDRQKMSQSMMELYKKEKINPLGGCLPILVQMPVFLSLYWVLLESVEMRQAPFMLWITDLSIKDPFFILPIIMGATMFIQQQLNPTPPDPMQAKVMKLMPIIFTFFFLWFPAGLVLYWVVNNCLSIAQQWYITRKIEAATKAAA, from the coding sequence ATGGATATCAAACGCACGATCCTGATCGTCGCCCTGGCAATCGTGTCCTACGTTATGGTTCTTAAATGGAACCAGGACTATGGCCAGGCTGCCCTGCCGACTCAGAATGTTGCCACCAATACGACTGCATCGGGCCTGCCGGATACGGCATCTGGCTCCAACGCTTCCGCCAGTGACGACATTCCACGTGCTGCAAGCGACACCAGCGCACCTGCCGAAACGCCGGTGGCTGTGAGCAAGGACCTCATCCAGATCAAAACGGATGTACTGGACCTGGCTGTCGACCCACAAGGTGGCGATGTTGCCCAGCTGACCCTGCCGCTGTATCCGCGTCGTCAGGATCACCCGGAAATTCCGTTCCAGCTGTTCGATAACGGCGGCGAACGTACTTATCTGGCGCAAAGCGGTCTGATCGGCACCAACGGTCCGGATGCAAATCCGGCCGGTCGTCCGGTTTATTCCTCGGAGAAGAAGGTTTATCAGCTGGCTGACGGTCAGGACCAATTGGTCGTGGACCTGAAGTTCAGCAAGGACGGCGTCAACTACATCAAGCGTTTCACCCTGAAACGCGGCCTGTATGACGTAACCGTTTCCTACCTGATCGACAACCAGAGCGCTCAGCCTTGGACTGGTGCGATGTTCGCCCAGTTGAAACGCGACGCCAGCGCCGATCCTTCGTCGACCACGGCTACCGGCACCGCGACTTACCTGGGCGCCGCCCTGTGGACAAGTTCCGAGCCGTACAAGAAAGTGTCCATGAAGGACATGGACAAGGCGCCGTTGAAAGAAACCGTCACTGGCGGTTGGGTTGCCTGGTTGCAGCACTACTTCGTGACCGCATGGATTCCGGCCAAGGGCGAAAACAACGTCGTCCAGACCCGTAAAGACAGCAAGGGCAACTACATCATCGGCTATACCGGCCCATCGATGAGTGTTGCACCGGGTGCCAAGGCTGAGACCAGCGCCGTTCTGTACGCCGGCCCGAAAAGCCAGGCCGTGCTGAAAGAGTTGTCCCCAGGTCTGGAACTGACGGTCGACTACGGCATTCTGTGGTTCATCGCCCAACCGATCTTCTGGTTGCTGCAACATATCCACGCCATTGTGGGTAACTGGGGCTGGTCGATCATCTTTCTGACCATGCTGATCAAAGGGATCTTCTTCCCGCTGTCGGCTGCCAGCTACAAATCCATGGCGCGCATGCGTGCAGTGGCACCGAAACTGGCCGCACTGAAAGAGCAACATGGCGATGACCGGCAGAAAATGTCGCAATCCATGATGGAGCTGTACAAGAAAGAGAAGATCAATCCGCTGGGTGGTTGCTTGCCAATCCTCGTGCAGATGCCGGTTTTCCTCTCGCTGTACTGGGTTCTGCTGGAAAGCGTCGAGATGCGTCAGGCACCGTTCATGCTGTGGATTACTGACCTGTCGATCAAGGATCCGTTCTTCATTCTGCCGATCATCATGGGTGCAACCATGTTCATCCAGCAGCAGTTGAACCCGACTCCTCCGGATCCGATGCAGGCCAAGGTGATGAAGCTGATGCCAATCATCTTCACCTTCTTCTTCCTGTGGTTCCCGGCTGGTCTGGTGCTGTACTGGGTAGTGAACAACTGCCTGTCGATCGCCCAACAGTGGTACATCACTCGTAAGATCGAAGCGGCTACCAAAGCAGCTGCCTGA
- the yidD gene encoding membrane protein insertion efficiency factor YidD, giving the protein MRKLALVPIQFYRYAISPLMADHCRFYPSCSCYALEAIENHGLLRGGWLTFRRLGRCHPWNPGGYDPVPPIPTSRSSSMAE; this is encoded by the coding sequence ATGCGTAAACTGGCACTCGTTCCGATCCAGTTTTATCGCTATGCCATTAGTCCCCTGATGGCCGATCACTGTCGTTTCTACCCCAGTTGTTCCTGCTACGCGTTAGAAGCCATCGAAAATCATGGCCTTCTTCGCGGTGGCTGGCTGACCTTTCGTCGTTTAGGTCGCTGTCATCCGTGGAATCCCGGTGGTTATGACCCGGTTCCACCTATCCCTACCTCCCGTTCTTCTTCGATGGCCGAGTAA
- the rpmH gene encoding 50S ribosomal protein L34: MKRTFQPSTIKRARTHGFRARMATKNGRAVLSRRRAKGRARLAV; this comes from the coding sequence ATGAAACGTACTTTCCAACCAAGCACTATCAAACGCGCTCGTACCCACGGCTTCCGTGCTCGCATGGCTACCAAGAACGGTCGTGCCGTTCTGTCGCGTCGTCGCGCCAAAGGTCGTGCGCGTCTGGCAGTTTGA